One region of Synergistes jonesii genomic DNA includes:
- a CDS encoding glucose-6-phosphate isomerase produces the protein MKKISFSFGASFGGSALSSEALRERYGARLSGAMDWLKGTPAEIPGHGWMALPDCGAGEIEKTAKWLSGYDSIIQVGIGGSALGNLMLNQALLGGFYNERTKGPKFYLADNPDPDKARSIMELAGSGRTALVGVSKSGSTAETMAQFLWFREELIKKGQNDEDLLVITDPEKGIFRAFAKAAGCRSMELPASVGGRYSVLCPAGLATAAALGIDVEALLRGAREMRNFLTEEKDFDRNPAMKAAALHILHESEKREMSVIMPYSSKMAYFAEWYAQLWAESLGKNGLGTTPVRALGAIDQHSQVQLYTEGPDDKFFTIICFGDHGGEVAVPKVEREELAPLKYLEGQEIGEMLNLEAKSTAAAIVKSGRPLLWIEMERLDAESLGGLIFFYEYLTALTGRAMGIDPFDQPGVEQGKKYTYGLMGRKGYEKDAEEVREWFEKISAEKISVK, from the coding sequence ATGAAAAAAATTTCCTTTTCCTTCGGCGCCTCTTTCGGAGGCAGCGCTCTGTCGTCCGAGGCGTTAAGGGAAAGATACGGCGCACGGCTGAGCGGCGCGATGGATTGGCTAAAGGGCACGCCGGCCGAAATACCGGGGCACGGATGGATGGCGCTGCCCGACTGCGGCGCGGGCGAGATCGAAAAAACCGCGAAATGGCTCTCAGGCTACGACAGCATAATACAGGTGGGCATCGGCGGCTCGGCGTTGGGGAATCTGATGCTCAACCAGGCGCTGCTCGGCGGCTTTTACAACGAAAGAACAAAAGGGCCGAAATTTTACCTCGCGGACAACCCCGACCCCGACAAAGCGCGTTCGATAATGGAGCTTGCGGGAAGCGGCCGCACGGCCCTCGTCGGCGTCAGCAAATCAGGCTCGACGGCCGAGACTATGGCGCAGTTCTTGTGGTTCCGCGAAGAACTGATCAAAAAAGGGCAGAACGACGAGGACCTCCTCGTCATAACGGACCCCGAGAAGGGGATATTCCGCGCCTTCGCGAAGGCCGCCGGCTGCCGCTCGATGGAGCTTCCGGCTTCCGTCGGAGGCCGCTATTCGGTGCTCTGCCCCGCGGGGCTGGCGACCGCCGCGGCCCTTGGGATAGACGTCGAAGCGCTGCTGCGCGGAGCGCGCGAAATGAGGAACTTCCTGACGGAGGAAAAGGATTTTGACAGGAATCCCGCTATGAAGGCCGCGGCGCTCCACATACTCCACGAAAGCGAAAAGAGAGAGATGTCCGTGATCATGCCCTATTCGTCGAAGATGGCCTACTTCGCCGAATGGTACGCCCAGCTGTGGGCCGAAAGCCTCGGCAAAAACGGCCTCGGCACGACGCCGGTGCGCGCATTGGGCGCGATAGACCAGCACTCGCAGGTACAGCTCTACACGGAGGGGCCGGACGACAAATTCTTCACCATCATCTGCTTTGGCGACCACGGCGGCGAGGTAGCGGTGCCGAAGGTCGAGCGAGAAGAACTGGCGCCGCTGAAATACCTCGAAGGGCAGGAAATAGGCGAGATGCTGAACCTTGAGGCGAAGAGCACGGCGGCAGCGATCGTCAAGAGCGGCAGGCCGCTGCTCTGGATAGAGATGGAGAGGCTCGACGCGGAAAGCCTCGGCGGGCTGATCTTCTTCTACGAATATTTGACGGCGCTGACGGGGCGCGCTATGGGGATAGACCCGTTCGACCAGCCCGGCGTGGAACAGGGCAAAAAATACACCTACGGGCTGATGGGAAGAAAGGGCTATGAAAAGGACGCGGAGGAAGTCCGCGAATGGTTTGAAAAAATAAGCGCGGAAAAGATATCCGTGAAATAA
- a CDS encoding HIT family protein, whose translation MECIFCRLDDYALENDLAYAVFDAMPVNEGHMLIIPKRHVQNYFDLKPEEEAAMLELLHKGKKLIEEKYSPDGYNFGVNCNSCAGQSVMHAHMHLIPRYRGDSEAPLGGVRGVIPEKMGYIVKK comes from the coding sequence ATGGAATGTATATTCTGCAGGCTTGACGACTACGCGCTTGAAAACGATCTGGCGTACGCGGTATTCGACGCTATGCCGGTGAACGAGGGGCATATGCTGATAATCCCGAAAAGGCACGTGCAGAACTATTTCGATCTGAAGCCGGAAGAGGAAGCGGCGATGCTCGAGCTACTCCACAAGGGAAAGAAACTGATCGAAGAAAAATACAGTCCCGACGGCTACAACTTCGGCGTCAACTGCAACAGCTGCGCCGGGCAGTCCGTGATGCACGCGCATATGCATTTGATTCCCAGATACAGGGGCGACAGCGAAGCGCCGCTCGGCGGGGTGCGCGGCGTGATACCCGAAAAGATGGGGTATATAGTCAAAAAGTAA
- a CDS encoding class I SAM-dependent methyltransferase, translated as MEAKCRAGPGAKKRLTPLRAGESEMAKTSRQYKELSIKEFTRAASKYESDSTGVYKLCRHDYPDILEEIEKEDFQTLLDAGCGTAPMLSLLSEKYPDRLYTGIDLTPTMIEAARAKHLPNAEFVIGDCEDLPFADNSFNVIICSQSMHHYPNPQAFFNGAFRCLKAGGRLILREFTSDNRLIQWFIARVEMPLLNLAGYGDVKMYTPNEIKEMCRLAGFSVEKLEKRKRMRLHCVARKPGRSSPAE; from the coding sequence ATGGAGGCAAAATGCCGTGCAGGGCCTGGTGCAAAAAAGAGATTAACGCCTCTGCGGGCAGGGGAGAGCGAAATGGCAAAAACGAGTCGGCAGTACAAAGAGCTGTCCATTAAGGAGTTTACGAGAGCGGCGAGTAAATACGAGAGCGACAGCACCGGCGTTTATAAGCTGTGCAGACACGACTATCCCGATATCCTGGAAGAAATAGAGAAAGAGGATTTTCAAACGCTGCTGGACGCCGGCTGCGGCACGGCGCCTATGCTTTCGTTATTGAGTGAAAAATATCCGGACAGGCTTTATACCGGCATCGATCTGACTCCTACGATGATTGAAGCGGCGCGGGCCAAGCATCTTCCGAACGCTGAATTTGTAATAGGCGACTGTGAAGACCTCCCTTTCGCGGATAACAGCTTCAACGTGATTATTTGCTCTCAAAGTATGCACCACTATCCAAATCCGCAGGCTTTTTTCAACGGCGCCTTCAGATGTTTGAAGGCGGGGGGCCGGTTGATATTGAGAGAATTCACCTCAGATAACAGATTGATACAATGGTTCATCGCCCGTGTAGAAATGCCGCTCCTTAATCTTGCGGGATATGGCGATGTGAAAATGTACACCCCGAACGAGATAAAAGAGATGTGCCGCTTAGCCGGCTTTTCGGTGGAAAAACTTGAAAAAAGGAAAAGGATGAGGTTGCACTGCGTCGCCAGAAAACCCGGTCGATCATCTCCCGCCGAATGA
- a CDS encoding ketopantoate reductase family protein, whose protein sequence is MKIAVAGIGGIGGILGGALAKSGADAYFYVRGENLKAIRNGGLKVDSITLGSFIARPKAASDNAEELGAMDAVFVCCKGYALEAMCRGIAPMIESDTIVVPLLNGVEISGFMRPILPSCILADGIIWVFSHIEEPGHVVQNYGKCKIIFGMSDGSRPEKLGELASALDGAGIDTQISDDIALDSWKKYLSMCGNSVVLCYYGGNVGEVRGHEGYKKVLRSVAEEIVTVARAKGSEMPVEYVDKFVEGFSKLAPETINSLYRDLTSGKPADKTELRHIIGRMVEFGRQTGVPTPYHEAVYKRFAK, encoded by the coding sequence ATGAAGATAGCTGTAGCAGGCATAGGAGGAATAGGCGGGATACTCGGCGGAGCCCTCGCAAAGAGCGGCGCGGACGCCTACTTTTATGTCCGCGGGGAAAACCTTAAAGCGATACGCAATGGCGGCCTGAAGGTGGATTCGATAACGCTGGGCAGTTTTATCGCGCGTCCTAAAGCCGCTTCTGATAATGCGGAAGAGCTTGGAGCGATGGACGCGGTATTTGTCTGCTGCAAAGGCTACGCCCTTGAAGCGATGTGCCGCGGCATAGCTCCGATGATCGAAAGCGACACGATTGTCGTGCCTCTGTTGAACGGAGTCGAGATATCCGGGTTCATGCGCCCCATTCTGCCGAGCTGTATACTTGCGGACGGAATCATCTGGGTTTTCAGCCATATCGAAGAACCGGGGCACGTTGTGCAGAACTACGGGAAGTGCAAGATAATCTTCGGCATGAGCGACGGAAGCAGGCCGGAAAAGCTCGGCGAGCTGGCCTCGGCGCTCGACGGCGCCGGCATAGATACGCAGATATCCGATGACATCGCGCTCGACAGCTGGAAAAAATATCTCTCGATGTGCGGCAACAGCGTCGTTCTATGCTATTACGGCGGCAACGTCGGCGAAGTGCGCGGACACGAAGGCTACAAAAAAGTCCTGCGTTCAGTCGCGGAAGAGATCGTGACGGTCGCTAGGGCCAAAGGCTCCGAAATGCCGGTAGAATACGTCGATAAGTTTGTAGAGGGATTTTCAAAGCTCGCGCCGGAAACGATAAATTCGCTGTACAGAGACCTGACGAGCGGCAAACCGGCGGATAAGACGGAGCTCAGGCACATCATCGGGAGGATGGTGGAGTTCGGACGCCAGACCGGCGTGCCGACGCCGTATCACGAGGCAGTCTATAAGCGCTTCGCGAAATAG
- a CDS encoding LCP family protein — protein MKKPMSLFLIVLCGLLALGGGAAARIYFAWHSTKDDIMTAFENETKKKEDLSYSELFKQQGKFNILLMGEDNVEGSRRSDTILFIAIDIDDKDLRVISLPRDTRVQIPHHGTQKLNHAFAYGGPDLMKATVEKYLEEPILYYVVVDYDSFPEFVDMLGGVEIDIQKRMRYVDRAGKLDINFQPGKQLLDGRAALNYVRFRKDALGDIGRIQRQQQFIKAVIKKAYDPRVIIKFPELASQAMKIFRSDMSPTLAVQLAGFIQNELGRERMFFSVLPGEPVMIDNLSYWKGDLDAAKAFLNASIDALVSGDVTEGNGRNARQVDFSTAGDDISSDGAESAVGASGDSSPSKKRADRKPEREDIISLVKSMPEAVAVLNGVGKSGVGSEVATRLQQLGVDVVHSGNAKHFDYRYSCVVYPTNAGEGVKTSAKKLGELLDIPKNLVRPSKQAFYASIIAGHDYERLVRLLDNMLSITNGNQ, from the coding sequence GTGAAAAAACCTATGAGCTTGTTTTTAATCGTCCTCTGCGGCCTTCTTGCGTTAGGCGGGGGAGCCGCCGCGAGAATCTATTTCGCGTGGCACTCCACAAAGGACGATATAATGACCGCTTTCGAAAACGAAACGAAGAAAAAGGAAGACTTAAGCTACTCTGAGCTTTTCAAGCAGCAGGGAAAATTCAACATATTGCTGATGGGGGAGGATAACGTCGAAGGCTCGAGGCGCTCAGACACCATTTTGTTCATAGCGATAGACATAGACGACAAAGACCTGCGCGTGATATCGCTGCCGCGCGACACAAGAGTGCAGATTCCACATCACGGCACGCAGAAGCTGAACCATGCGTTCGCGTACGGCGGCCCGGACCTGATGAAGGCGACGGTGGAAAAATATCTGGAAGAGCCGATTCTTTACTACGTCGTAGTAGACTACGACAGCTTCCCCGAATTTGTGGACATGCTCGGCGGCGTGGAGATCGACATTCAGAAGAGGATGCGCTACGTGGACAGGGCCGGCAAGCTCGACATAAACTTCCAGCCGGGCAAGCAGCTGCTCGACGGGAGGGCGGCGTTGAACTACGTCCGCTTCCGGAAGGACGCGCTCGGGGATATCGGACGCATACAGCGCCAGCAGCAGTTCATCAAGGCCGTCATCAAAAAGGCCTACGATCCGCGCGTGATAATAAAATTTCCTGAGCTCGCCTCTCAGGCGATGAAGATCTTCAGATCCGACATGTCGCCGACTCTGGCCGTCCAGCTCGCCGGCTTTATCCAGAACGAGCTCGGCCGCGAAAGGATGTTCTTCTCGGTGCTTCCGGGGGAGCCTGTCATGATCGATAATCTGAGCTACTGGAAGGGCGACTTGGACGCGGCCAAGGCCTTTCTCAACGCCTCGATAGACGCGCTTGTCTCGGGCGACGTGACCGAAGGCAACGGCAGGAACGCAAGGCAGGTAGATTTCTCGACGGCCGGAGACGATATATCCTCCGACGGCGCCGAAAGCGCGGTAGGAGCATCAGGAGATTCTTCGCCGTCAAAAAAGAGGGCCGACAGGAAGCCGGAGAGAGAGGATATAATAAGCCTTGTAAAGTCGATGCCCGAGGCCGTGGCGGTGCTCAACGGAGTGGGGAAGTCCGGCGTCGGCTCCGAAGTCGCGACTCGCCTTCAGCAGCTCGGCGTAGACGTAGTGCACTCCGGCAACGCCAAGCATTTCGACTACCGCTATTCCTGCGTCGTGTATCCGACGAACGCGGGCGAGGGAGTCAAGACGAGCGCCAAAAAACTCGGCGAACTGCTCGATATCCCGAAAAACCTCGTGCGTCCGAGCAAGCAGGCCTTTTACGCGTCGATAATAGCGGGGCACGACTACGAAAGACTGGTAAGACTGCTCGATAATATGTTAAGCATAACGAACGGCAATCAATAG
- the rplU gene encoding 50S ribosomal protein L21, whose translation MYAVIEQGGKQYRVAEGDKFRVEKIHAEEGANVEFDKVILLGKDDGAVIGTPYVEGAKVTAKILESGKEDKIIVFKYRRKKNYRKFRGHRQQYTLVQIEAINA comes from the coding sequence ATGTACGCAGTAATCGAACAGGGCGGAAAGCAATACAGGGTTGCCGAAGGCGACAAGTTCAGAGTGGAAAAGATTCACGCCGAAGAGGGCGCAAATGTCGAGTTTGACAAGGTCATTCTCCTCGGCAAAGACGACGGCGCGGTAATCGGAACGCCCTATGTTGAAGGAGCCAAGGTCACGGCGAAGATTCTTGAAAGCGGCAAGGAGGACAAGATCATCGTCTTCAAATACCGCAGAAAGAAAAACTATCGCAAGTTCCGCGGACACAGGCAGCAGTACACGCTCGTCCAGATCGAAGCGATCAACGCTTAG
- a CDS encoding sulfide/dihydroorotate dehydrogenase-like FAD/NAD-binding protein codes for MFKIVSKQKLAPKEFDFWVEAPRIAAHAKAGQFVVLRVDDNGERIPLTIADYDKDKGLIRLIFQVVGKTTAAMSTLSAGDCLRDISGPLGTPSEIENYGTVMMVGGGVGIAALYPIIKALKGAGNKVVTILGGRTSSLVIMKDECRKYSDELIVTTDDGSEGMRGVVTEAMKMVVERGDKVDRCWCIGPSIMMKFGTKAAKELGLPIWVSLNPLMVDGTGMCGCCRVTVDGKIFFACVDGPEFDGHKVNWDEFMSRLRQYKDEEKISMEKFEAEVGEQTWL; via the coding sequence ATGTTCAAAATAGTTTCAAAGCAGAAGCTCGCGCCGAAAGAGTTCGACTTTTGGGTCGAAGCGCCGCGCATCGCCGCTCACGCGAAGGCCGGACAGTTCGTCGTCCTTCGGGTCGACGACAACGGCGAGAGAATCCCTCTCACTATAGCCGACTACGACAAGGATAAGGGGCTCATCCGCCTTATCTTCCAGGTCGTAGGCAAGACGACCGCCGCCATGTCCACCCTCAGCGCCGGCGACTGCCTAAGGGACATTTCCGGCCCTCTCGGAACTCCGAGCGAGATAGAGAATTACGGCACCGTCATGATGGTCGGCGGCGGCGTGGGGATAGCCGCGCTCTACCCCATCATCAAAGCTCTGAAAGGGGCCGGCAACAAGGTCGTCACGATACTCGGCGGGCGCACGTCGAGCCTCGTCATCATGAAGGACGAATGCCGCAAATATTCCGACGAACTTATCGTAACGACGGACGACGGCTCCGAAGGGATGAGGGGCGTAGTCACCGAGGCGATGAAGATGGTAGTCGAGCGCGGCGACAAGGTCGACAGGTGCTGGTGCATCGGCCCCTCGATCATGATGAAGTTCGGCACGAAGGCCGCCAAAGAGCTCGGCCTGCCGATCTGGGTGTCGCTCAATCCGCTTATGGTCGACGGTACGGGGATGTGCGGCTGCTGCCGCGTAACGGTCGACGGCAAGATATTCTTCGCCTGCGTCGACGGCCCCGAGTTCGATGGGCACAAGGTCAACTGGGACGAGTTTATGAGCCGCCTCCGCCAGTATAAGGACGAAGAAAAAATCTCGATGGAAAAATTTGAAGCTGAAGTGGGTGAACAGACATGGCTGTAA
- the obgE gene encoding GTPase ObgE: protein MKFVDSLRISVKAGRGGNGCMSFLRERFKPYGGPDGGNGGRGGSVIFEATNSLQTLADLEYMHHIKGENGGHGSGAAKNGRAGEDKVVYVPCGTLIYDAETGEGCADLVEPRDRFVAARGGRGGRGNRYFASSKRKAPRFCEMGEMGEEMLLRLELRLIADVGLVGLPNAGKSSILAAISNAQPKIADYPFTTLSPNLGVLDTGDENIVIADLPGLIEGAHENRGLGLEFLRHVERTRLLVHVLSLESGDYDKIINDFEIIREEMRKYDGALDKRPFLVAANKSDEVGEENAEELFDRLSRYLAKAGAKMIVTSALTEEGIPAAAEEIVKFVKSNPRPHSGVRLFAIEEKAPQTTPNRKRAKIQIIAMHGGGYRILHRQLENFAERCDFTQEESLARFTRMLRKYKVEELLEAAGAVSGDSVSIGYKEFNFYPDYYPEDDEEDTGYANGEGDIGPSDGDSQTASRLDA, encoded by the coding sequence ATGAAATTTGTTGATTCGCTGCGTATTTCCGTCAAAGCGGGGCGCGGCGGAAACGGTTGCATGAGCTTCCTGCGCGAGCGCTTCAAACCGTACGGCGGCCCCGACGGAGGGAACGGCGGGCGCGGCGGAAGCGTCATATTCGAAGCGACGAACAGCCTCCAGACGCTCGCGGACCTCGAATATATGCACCATATAAAGGGCGAAAACGGAGGGCACGGCAGCGGGGCGGCGAAGAACGGACGGGCGGGCGAAGACAAGGTCGTCTACGTGCCCTGCGGCACTCTGATATACGACGCTGAAACCGGCGAAGGCTGCGCGGATCTCGTGGAGCCCCGCGACCGCTTCGTTGCGGCGCGCGGCGGACGCGGCGGACGCGGCAACAGATACTTCGCGAGCTCAAAGCGCAAAGCGCCGCGCTTCTGCGAGATGGGCGAGATGGGCGAGGAGATGCTGCTTCGCCTTGAGCTGCGTCTTATAGCGGACGTCGGGCTCGTAGGGCTTCCAAACGCCGGCAAGTCGAGCATCCTCGCTGCGATTTCAAACGCTCAGCCGAAGATCGCGGACTATCCCTTCACGACGTTGTCGCCTAACCTCGGGGTATTGGACACCGGCGACGAAAACATCGTGATAGCGGATCTGCCGGGGCTTATCGAGGGCGCGCACGAGAACAGGGGGCTCGGGCTCGAATTCCTGCGCCACGTTGAAAGGACGCGGCTGCTCGTGCACGTTTTGAGCCTTGAAAGCGGCGATTATGATAAAATAATCAATGATTTTGAAATAATCCGCGAGGAAATGAGGAAATACGACGGCGCCCTTGACAAGCGTCCGTTCTTAGTGGCGGCGAACAAGTCTGACGAGGTCGGCGAAGAAAACGCCGAAGAGCTCTTCGATAGGCTCTCCCGATACCTCGCGAAAGCCGGAGCGAAGATGATCGTCACAAGCGCGCTGACCGAAGAGGGCATACCGGCCGCGGCGGAGGAGATAGTAAAATTTGTGAAGAGCAACCCGCGCCCGCACAGCGGCGTGAGGCTCTTCGCAATAGAAGAAAAAGCGCCCCAAACCACGCCGAACAGGAAGCGCGCAAAAATACAGATCATAGCGATGCACGGAGGCGGCTACAGGATTCTGCACAGGCAGCTGGAAAACTTCGCCGAGCGCTGCGACTTCACACAGGAGGAGAGCCTCGCGCGCTTTACGCGCATGCTTCGTAAGTACAAGGTAGAAGAGCTGCTGGAGGCCGCAGGCGCGGTTTCGGGCGACAGCGTGAGCATCGGATACAAGGAATTCAATTTCTACCCGGACTACTATCCGGAGGATGACGAAGAAGATACAGGATATGCGAACGGCGAAGGGGATATCGGGCCTTCCGACGGAGATTCGCAGACGGCGAGCAGGCTTGACGCCTGA
- the rsfS gene encoding ribosome silencing factor, whose translation MSEEEKNFCAPYTKLINALLDKHAVEVSAHDLSEVSGFADVFIVAVARSELNAKTLKDTTKDALDEMGIGYRVEGETSTRWTLIDAGDLIVNILSREGRDFYRLDSLWGDAPTEKFKDKDE comes from the coding sequence ATGTCGGAAGAGGAAAAAAATTTCTGCGCGCCTTACACGAAACTGATAAATGCGCTCCTTGACAAGCACGCCGTCGAAGTCAGCGCGCACGACCTAAGCGAGGTATCTGGATTTGCCGACGTCTTTATCGTCGCGGTCGCGCGCTCCGAACTCAACGCGAAAACGCTGAAGGATACCACGAAGGACGCGCTCGACGAAATGGGAATCGGCTACCGCGTCGAAGGAGAGACGAGCACAAGATGGACTCTTATAGACGCCGGGGATCTCATTGTAAATATATTGAGCCGCGAAGGACGCGACTTTTACAGACTGGACTCTCTCTGGGGAGACGCGCCTACGGAAAAATTCAAAGATAAGGACGAATGA
- the gltA gene encoding NADPH-dependent glutamate synthase: protein MAVTFSKQKTPIKEQDPQVRRSNFEEVCLGYTLEEGKIEAGRCLQCKTKPCINGCPVKIDIPAFIKCIREGDMPGAAEIMDKYTNLPAVCGRVCPQESQCEGLCTVGKMKDYEPVSIGKLERLVADWKYAQKDIAPKAYAGEKKGRVAVVGSGPSGLTVAGDLAKMGYEVKIFEALHAAGGVLIYGIPEFRLPKKIVKMEIEAMQKLGVDVETDVVVGKTITMQEIMREYDACYIAVGAGAPHFQGVPGTTLNGVYSASEYLTRINLMHGYEFPKFDTPAKKAKKVVVIGGGNVAMDAARSAKRLGADEVTIVYRRSLAELPARIEEYHHAVEEGIIFNWLTNPTEYVDDGEGKLKGVKVIKMELGEPDTSGRRRPVPVEGSDFFIEADCAIEAIGQGANRVLLSTFPELKLNKKGYIEADEKTGATSVPGVFAGGDIVTGAATVILAMGAGKDAAVAIDKYITEKKAAK from the coding sequence ATGGCTGTAACATTCTCCAAACAGAAAACGCCGATAAAGGAACAGGATCCGCAGGTACGCAGAAGCAACTTCGAAGAGGTGTGCCTAGGCTATACGCTCGAAGAGGGCAAGATAGAGGCGGGGCGCTGCCTGCAGTGCAAAACTAAGCCCTGCATCAACGGCTGCCCTGTCAAGATAGACATCCCGGCGTTCATAAAATGCATCAGAGAGGGCGACATGCCCGGCGCCGCCGAGATCATGGACAAATACACGAACCTTCCCGCAGTCTGCGGCCGCGTCTGCCCGCAGGAGTCGCAGTGCGAGGGGCTCTGCACCGTCGGCAAGATGAAGGATTACGAGCCTGTGTCGATCGGAAAGCTCGAACGCCTCGTCGCCGACTGGAAGTACGCACAGAAGGATATTGCGCCTAAGGCCTACGCCGGCGAAAAGAAGGGCAGGGTCGCGGTAGTCGGCTCGGGCCCCTCCGGCCTCACGGTCGCTGGAGACCTCGCCAAGATGGGCTACGAGGTAAAGATATTCGAAGCCCTGCACGCCGCCGGCGGAGTCCTCATCTACGGCATTCCGGAATTCCGCCTTCCGAAGAAGATCGTAAAGATGGAGATCGAAGCGATGCAGAAGTTAGGCGTCGACGTCGAGACCGACGTTGTGGTCGGCAAGACGATAACGATGCAGGAGATAATGCGGGAATACGACGCCTGTTACATCGCCGTCGGCGCCGGCGCCCCGCACTTCCAGGGTGTTCCCGGCACGACGCTCAACGGCGTCTACTCCGCGTCCGAATACCTCACGAGAATCAACCTCATGCACGGCTATGAATTCCCGAAGTTCGACACGCCGGCGAAAAAGGCGAAGAAAGTCGTCGTAATCGGCGGCGGAAACGTCGCGATGGACGCCGCGCGTTCGGCAAAGCGTCTCGGGGCCGACGAAGTCACGATCGTATACCGCCGCTCGCTCGCCGAACTCCCCGCACGCATCGAAGAATACCACCACGCGGTCGAAGAGGGAATCATCTTCAACTGGCTGACGAACCCGACGGAATACGTCGACGACGGCGAGGGCAAGCTGAAGGGGGTAAAGGTCATAAAGATGGAGCTCGGTGAACCCGACACCTCTGGACGCCGCCGTCCCGTTCCCGTCGAGGGCAGCGACTTCTTCATCGAAGCGGACTGCGCCATCGAAGCGATCGGCCAGGGCGCGAACAGGGTCCTCCTTTCGACGTTCCCCGAGCTGAAGCTCAACAAGAAGGGCTACATCGAAGCCGACGAGAAGACGGGCGCGACGTCCGTACCAGGAGTCTTCGCTGGCGGAGACATCGTGACGGGCGCGGCGACGGTCATCCTCGCGATGGGCGCGGGCAAAGACGCCGCAGTGGCGATAGACAAGTACATCACCGAGAAAAAGGCCGCTAAGTAG
- the rpmA gene encoding 50S ribosomal protein L27, with translation MAHKKGQGSSTNGRDSQPKYLGVKRGDGSFVNAGTIIVRQRGTKFHPGRHTGLGRDFTIFALVPGRVRFQTKADRKYITVEPLVEAPAEVE, from the coding sequence ATGGCGCATAAAAAAGGTCAGGGCAGTTCTACAAACGGTCGCGACAGTCAGCCTAAATATCTCGGCGTCAAACGCGGAGACGGTTCGTTCGTAAACGCCGGGACGATCATCGTTCGTCAGCGCGGCACGAAGTTCCATCCGGGGCGGCACACGGGCCTCGGACGCGATTTCACGATATTCGCCCTCGTACCGGGCAGGGTCCGCTTCCAGACAAAGGCCGACCGCAAATATATAACCGTCGAGCCTCTCGTCGAGGCGCCGGCAGAGGTAGAATAA
- a CDS encoding glutaredoxin family protein — protein sequence MDVNVYVSKSCPWCRKVEELLDGLGIKYTAMDISGDRDAAMELVKKTKTMAVPVTKIGEKYIVGYQPDEIKAALGISG from the coding sequence ATGGATGTAAACGTTTATGTTTCAAAAAGCTGCCCATGGTGCAGGAAAGTGGAAGAACTTCTCGACGGTCTCGGGATAAAATACACGGCGATGGATATATCCGGCGACCGCGATGCGGCGATGGAGCTTGTAAAGAAAACGAAGACGATGGCCGTGCCCGTCACGAAGATCGGCGAAAAGTACATCGTCGGCTACCAGCCCGACGAGATCAAAGCCGCCCTCGGCATAAGCGGCTGA
- the nadD gene encoding nicotinate-nucleotide adenylyltransferase, with the protein MAERRKIGIMGGTFDPIHNGHLLAADEAHAALGLSEVIFVPTGQPPHKGKQHVTSAEDRYIMAELATVNCPYFSVSRVEIDRAGKSYTIDTLRTLRAMPEYEGVLFYFITGLDAVLDIVSWKNPEEIMQLCRFVAVSRYGYTHKRMEELPQDLRERIIPLEIPLLAISSTELRERIKTGRSIKFMVPTAVERFIRKKSLYIN; encoded by the coding sequence ATGGCAGAAAGACGCAAAATAGGAATCATGGGGGGCACCTTTGATCCGATACATAACGGTCACCTCCTCGCCGCCGACGAGGCCCATGCGGCGCTGGGGCTTTCCGAGGTGATATTCGTTCCTACCGGACAGCCTCCACACAAAGGAAAGCAGCATGTAACGTCGGCAGAAGACCGCTATATAATGGCCGAACTCGCCACTGTAAACTGCCCATACTTCAGCGTATCACGAGTGGAGATCGACCGCGCGGGAAAGAGCTACACCATCGATACGCTCCGCACGCTGCGCGCGATGCCGGAGTACGAGGGCGTGCTCTTCTATTTTATAACGGGGCTCGACGCGGTGCTCGACATAGTCTCATGGAAAAATCCCGAGGAAATAATGCAGCTCTGCCGCTTTGTAGCCGTCAGCCGCTACGGCTACACGCACAAAAGGATGGAAGAGCTGCCGCAGGATCTCCGCGAGAGGATAATACCGCTGGAGATTCCGCTTCTCGCGATCTCCAGCACCGAGCTGCGCGAACGCATAAAGACCGGCAGGAGCATCAAATTCATGGTGCCTACCGCGGTCGAGCGCTTTATCAGAAAAAAATCTCTCTATATAAATTAG